One genomic window of Corynebacterium diphtheriae includes the following:
- a CDS encoding dihydrodipicolinate synthase family protein produces the protein MSSIVKGIIPPVLTPMKSDRSIDFEALERLVEHLIAGGVDGLFALGSSGEVAFLSDEDRATVIREIVRIAAGRVPVYAGVIDMQVNRMLGHIKAAEEAGVDAIVATAPFYAICGPAEVEAHFRAVAAATSLPVIAYDIPVCVHTKLSPELLVKLGSEGVLAGVKDSSGDDVSFRRLVMLNKKAGSPLTLLTGHEAVVDGAFIAGADGCVPGLGNVDPAGYVRMWKAAEAGDWATVQKEQERLAALFEIVFQPIGKVGPAAGVGSFKTALELMGIFSSNLMSMPLAPIDDAPSRDAIAEILKATEVL, from the coding sequence ATGTCTTCCATCGTTAAGGGCATCATCCCACCAGTACTCACCCCCATGAAGTCCGATCGCAGCATCGATTTCGAAGCTCTCGAGCGCCTCGTTGAGCACCTCATTGCTGGTGGTGTTGACGGCCTGTTCGCTCTGGGTTCTTCCGGCGAGGTTGCCTTCTTGTCTGACGAAGACCGCGCAACTGTCATCCGCGAAATTGTCCGTATCGCAGCTGGTCGTGTGCCTGTCTACGCCGGTGTGATCGATATGCAGGTCAACCGCATGCTCGGCCACATCAAGGCTGCTGAAGAAGCAGGTGTAGACGCCATCGTTGCCACCGCCCCCTTCTACGCCATCTGCGGACCTGCAGAGGTAGAGGCTCACTTCCGCGCGGTAGCTGCAGCAACGTCTCTTCCTGTCATCGCTTACGATATCCCAGTGTGCGTACACACTAAGCTCTCCCCTGAGCTGCTGGTCAAGTTGGGCTCTGAGGGGGTTCTGGCAGGCGTTAAGGATTCCTCTGGCGACGACGTCTCCTTCCGTCGCCTTGTCATGCTGAACAAGAAGGCAGGTTCCCCACTAACCTTGCTCACCGGCCACGAGGCAGTAGTCGACGGCGCATTCATCGCAGGTGCCGACGGCTGTGTCCCAGGTCTTGGCAACGTCGATCCCGCCGGCTACGTCCGCATGTGGAAGGCTGCGGAGGCCGGCGACTGGGCTACCGTCCAGAAGGAACAAGAACGCCTCGCTGCCCTGTTTGAGATCGTCTTCCAGCCTATCGGCAAGGTTGGCCCAGCAGCAGGTGTCGGGTCCTTCAAGACCGCCCTCGAACTCATGGGTATTTTCTCCTCGAACCTGATGTCCATGCCTTTGGCACCTATCGACGACGCCCCATCCCGCGATGCAATCGCTGAGATTCTGAAGGCCACCGAGGTCCTCTAA
- the nagB gene encoding glucosamine-6-phosphate deaminase produces the protein MEIVITPTKDDAARIAADILEEYAREGKTLGLATGSTPLGTYQELIRRHNEEGLSFAECQAFTLDEYVGLPREHEQSYYSTIRREFTSHIDIPDEKVFNPDGTAEHPGQAAQEYDRLIVEKGGVDIQILGIGTDGHIAFNEPTSSMASRTRIKTLHPDTVRDNSRFFDGDESQVPHHVMTQGIGTIREARHLLMLCFGENKADAVKAMVEGPVAAVCPASVLQLHEHATVIVDEAAAAKLEHTQYYRYALENKPDWQRF, from the coding sequence ATGGAGATCGTAATCACCCCCACCAAGGACGACGCCGCTCGTATCGCCGCCGACATCCTAGAAGAATACGCACGTGAAGGAAAGACCCTGGGTCTTGCTACCGGATCTACTCCGCTAGGCACCTACCAAGAGCTCATTCGTCGCCACAATGAGGAAGGCTTGTCGTTTGCCGAATGCCAAGCATTTACTCTCGACGAATACGTCGGATTGCCTCGCGAACACGAACAAAGCTACTACAGCACCATTCGACGGGAATTTACTTCGCATATCGATATCCCAGACGAGAAGGTGTTCAACCCTGACGGCACCGCAGAACACCCAGGACAAGCAGCACAGGAATACGATCGCCTGATCGTAGAAAAAGGCGGTGTTGACATTCAGATTCTTGGTATCGGAACCGATGGTCACATTGCTTTTAACGAGCCAACCTCGTCTATGGCAAGCCGTACGCGTATCAAGACGCTGCACCCAGACACGGTACGCGATAATTCTCGATTCTTTGATGGCGACGAATCACAAGTTCCACACCACGTGATGACCCAAGGAATCGGTACCATCCGCGAGGCCCGACACCTGCTGATGCTCTGCTTTGGCGAGAATAAAGCAGATGCAGTCAAAGCAATGGTGGAAGGGCCAGTCGCCGCCGTGTGCCCAGCATCTGTTTTGCAGCTGCACGAGCATGCCACTGTGATTGTTGATGAGGCAGCGGCAGCAAAACTTGAGCACACTCAGTACTACCGCTATGCGCTAGAGAATAAGCCAGACTGGCAACGCTTCTAA
- a CDS encoding ABC transporter permease has translation MSNLLRLIGRRLVALPIMILGVTFLVFFIMSFSPADPARLALGETASLEALEEYRESHGLNDPLLVRYFHFLGDMLHGDLGTTTGNTPVTDVVARAFPITLQLTMWGLLIAVVFALVFGVIAALYRDRWPDQVIRIVSIAALATPSFWLAILLIQWLGTIPGAWGLFPALVTGWTKMTENPQIYFNNIFLPAFALGVPVAGSLTRVVRTAMVEELDKDYVRTAIGSGIPKSEVISRNVLRNALITPITVLGLRVGYLMGGAVIIEIIFNIQAMGQLILDGVTRNDVFLVQGVTLTVAVAFIIINIIVDMLYVLVNPRIRSI, from the coding sequence ATGTCTAACCTTCTCCGTCTGATTGGTAGGCGCCTCGTCGCGTTGCCGATCATGATTCTCGGTGTGACGTTCCTCGTATTCTTCATCATGTCCTTCAGCCCAGCCGACCCAGCGCGTTTGGCGCTCGGAGAGACGGCATCGCTTGAAGCTCTCGAAGAGTATCGGGAATCCCACGGCCTTAACGATCCCCTCCTTGTCCGTTATTTCCACTTCCTCGGCGACATGTTGCACGGCGACTTGGGTACCACCACTGGTAACACCCCCGTCACCGACGTTGTAGCCCGCGCATTCCCTATCACCTTGCAGCTGACTATGTGGGGCCTGCTCATCGCAGTTGTCTTCGCCCTCGTCTTCGGCGTTATCGCTGCACTGTACCGCGATCGCTGGCCTGACCAGGTCATCCGTATCGTCTCCATCGCAGCACTTGCTACCCCCTCCTTCTGGTTGGCTATCTTGCTCATCCAGTGGCTGGGTACGATCCCCGGCGCGTGGGGCCTATTCCCGGCCCTTGTTACCGGCTGGACCAAGATGACGGAAAACCCTCAGATCTACTTCAACAACATCTTCCTTCCAGCATTCGCGCTCGGCGTTCCTGTTGCCGGTTCGTTGACTCGTGTTGTGCGTACCGCCATGGTGGAAGAACTCGACAAAGACTATGTCCGTACCGCTATCGGTTCGGGTATTCCGAAGTCAGAAGTTATTTCTCGAAATGTTTTGCGCAATGCTTTGATTACCCCTATTACGGTTCTCGGCCTTCGCGTCGGTTACCTCATGGGTGGTGCCGTGATCATCGAGATCATCTTCAACATCCAGGCTATGGGTCAGCTGATCCTCGACGGTGTGACGCGTAACGACGTCTTCCTCGTCCAGGGCGTCACACTTACCGTGGCCGTGGCCTTCATCATCATTAACATCATCGTTGACATGCTGTACGTGCTCGTCAACCCACGCATCAGGAGCATCTAA
- a CDS encoding ABC transporter ATP-binding protein, producing MSNHVKQSRERLTGRSSDAPLIELKDVNVIHKTRTGKLFRPDTVHANKNVNFHVDRGEVVGIVGESGCGKSTLARVMVGLQKPTSGEVFFNGTKMTGSGHQRKELGRAISVVFQDPATALNPRMTVKEQLLDPLRVHKIGTEAERLTRVQVLLSLVGLPQSALDVLPRQISGGQRQRVAIARALALEPDLIIADEPTSALDVSVRAQVLNLLSDLRTELGLGLVFISHDINTVRYISDRMCVMYKGEILEEQPTEQLFAAPKTDYTRTLLAATPSFL from the coding sequence ATGTCGAACCATGTGAAACAGTCTCGAGAACGTCTCACCGGACGCAGCTCCGATGCCCCCCTAATTGAGCTCAAAGACGTCAACGTTATTCACAAGACTCGTACCGGCAAACTGTTTCGCCCCGATACGGTTCACGCCAACAAGAACGTGAACTTCCACGTCGATCGTGGCGAGGTCGTCGGCATTGTGGGCGAATCCGGCTGCGGTAAGTCCACGTTGGCCCGCGTGATGGTTGGTTTGCAAAAGCCAACCAGCGGCGAAGTATTCTTCAATGGAACCAAGATGACCGGCAGCGGCCATCAGCGCAAGGAACTCGGCCGTGCGATCTCCGTGGTGTTCCAGGATCCAGCTACTGCTTTGAACCCTCGTATGACGGTGAAGGAACAGCTCCTTGATCCGCTGCGCGTGCACAAGATCGGCACCGAGGCAGAACGCCTTACCCGCGTGCAGGTGTTGTTAAGCCTCGTTGGTTTGCCGCAATCGGCGCTCGACGTTTTGCCTCGTCAGATTTCTGGTGGTCAGCGCCAGCGTGTTGCTATCGCTCGTGCGTTAGCGCTCGAACCTGATCTCATCATCGCCGACGAGCCCACCTCCGCATTGGACGTCTCCGTTCGCGCCCAGGTGCTCAACCTGCTCTCTGACCTACGCACCGAGCTTGGCCTCGGCTTGGTCTTCATCTCTCACGACATCAACACCGTCCGCTACATTTCAGACCGCATGTGCGTTATGTATAAAGGTGAGATTTTGGAAGAACAACCCACTGAGCAGCTCTTTGCCGCCCCTAAGACGGATTACACTCGCACGTTGCTCGCAGCTACCCCGTCATTCCTCTAA
- a CDS encoding ABC transporter substrate-binding protein → MSMDSQRRYSRRDFFKISGAVGLAAGFAATLSACAPDNSGSSASGSQAAAGSANNDGTINAAISYELGTNGYDPMSTTAALTVAANWHTLEGLTEIDPATGETYAALAKEMPKASGTEVEVTLRDGAKFHDGSAVTADDVVFSFERVLDKANKSLYASFIPFITSVEKKDDKTVVFKLSTETGVFASRLAVVKIVPKAAVEKDVDAFSANPIGSGPYKMTDNGGTSKTVKFERFEDYNGPKPARAKNMVWQIIPDASTRTNALQSKSVQAIDSVPYLSIDQLKGTHTVESVQGFGLLFAMFNNDKSNPFSDLKNRQAFLYGIDMDKVIKTALLGQATAPTSFLHKEHPQYHEAKVVYSHDAEKAKALFKETGLTKLRMLCTDHDWVKKCTPLIQESLTALGIQVDFTEKKSSDVYNTIDGKPEAYDVVIAPGDPSVFGTDPDLLMRWWYSGDTWTDTRMHWKGTEAYTKLQEVLDAGLAATSESEQKNKWHEALDIISENVPLYPLLHRKAPTAWDASTLVDFKPISLTGLSFSGVGTTQ, encoded by the coding sequence ATGAGCATGGATTCACAGCGCCGCTACTCTCGCCGCGATTTCTTTAAGATCTCCGGCGCAGTCGGACTCGCAGCAGGCTTCGCCGCCACCCTCTCGGCGTGTGCCCCCGATAACAGCGGTTCTTCCGCATCCGGCAGCCAAGCAGCAGCCGGATCTGCCAATAATGATGGCACCATTAACGCAGCAATCTCTTACGAGTTGGGCACCAATGGTTACGACCCAATGTCTACCACCGCAGCCCTGACAGTTGCTGCTAACTGGCATACCCTCGAGGGTCTGACCGAAATCGACCCAGCCACGGGCGAAACTTACGCAGCTTTGGCTAAGGAAATGCCAAAGGCTTCCGGCACCGAGGTAGAGGTCACGCTTCGCGACGGCGCCAAGTTCCACGATGGCAGCGCAGTCACCGCCGATGACGTTGTCTTCTCCTTCGAGCGCGTATTAGATAAGGCCAACAAGAGTCTGTACGCCTCCTTCATTCCATTCATCACCAGTGTTGAGAAGAAGGACGACAAGACTGTCGTCTTCAAGCTCTCCACCGAGACTGGCGTTTTTGCGAGCCGCCTTGCTGTGGTCAAGATCGTTCCTAAGGCAGCTGTTGAGAAGGACGTTGACGCATTCTCCGCTAACCCAATCGGTTCCGGCCCTTACAAGATGACCGACAACGGCGGTACCTCTAAGACCGTGAAGTTCGAGCGCTTCGAGGACTACAACGGCCCTAAGCCAGCTCGCGCAAAGAACATGGTCTGGCAGATCATCCCAGACGCTTCGACCCGTACCAATGCTTTGCAGTCCAAGTCCGTTCAGGCTATCGACTCGGTTCCTTACCTCTCCATCGATCAGCTCAAGGGCACCCACACTGTGGAATCCGTTCAGGGCTTCGGCTTGCTGTTCGCAATGTTCAACAACGACAAGTCCAACCCATTCAGCGACTTGAAGAACCGCCAAGCATTCCTCTACGGCATCGACATGGACAAGGTCATCAAGACCGCTCTGCTCGGCCAAGCAACCGCACCTACCTCCTTCCTCCACAAGGAGCACCCTCAGTACCACGAGGCCAAGGTTGTTTACTCGCACGATGCAGAAAAGGCAAAGGCTTTGTTCAAGGAGACTGGCCTGACCAAGCTGCGCATGCTGTGCACCGACCACGACTGGGTTAAGAAGTGCACCCCATTGATCCAGGAATCCCTGACCGCCTTGGGTATTCAGGTCGACTTCACCGAGAAGAAGTCTTCGGATGTGTACAACACCATCGACGGCAAGCCAGAGGCTTACGACGTTGTGATCGCACCTGGCGACCCATCTGTATTCGGCACCGACCCTGACCTGCTCATGCGCTGGTGGTACTCCGGAGACACCTGGACCGACACCCGTATGCACTGGAAGGGTACCGAGGCTTACACCAAGCTTCAGGAGGTTCTCGACGCAGGCCTTGCGGCTACCAGCGAGTCCGAGCAGAAGAACAAGTGGCACGAGGCTCTCGACATCATCTCCGAGAACGTTCCTCTCTACCCACTGTTACACCGCAAGGCTCCAACCGCGTGGGATGCAAGCACGCTGGTTGACTTCAAGCCGATCTCCCTGACCGGCCTGAGCTTCTCGGGTGTTGGCACCACTCAGTAG
- a CDS encoding dipeptide/oligopeptide/nickel ABC transporter permease/ATP-binding protein, with protein MRRNLTENLETKAGHRFTGLRSLPVASKIALIFLALIAAMAIFAPLISSYDPLASSTPVQPPSGEHWFGTDAIGRDIFARVAFGARSSLVIGLCATAAALAAAAVLGSVAATGGKVVSEVLMRILDIIMSFPGIALAAVFVAVFGTSLPVLVFAIGFLYVPQLSRVVRANILSEFGEDYVAAAKVMGARIPHILLKHVARNTIAPIAVFATVLVADAIVFEASLSFINAGVKPPEPSWGNILADGKQLLLSGAWWPTFFPGLMILLTVLALNILSEGLTDAMASPRIKRTAAVSDNDPTIDKRNTLGHTTEEEAAKALNTSLAKLHDAEMSEDRRLNYTRGEEPLIVVKDLSIAFPNAHGDVKIVDKVNFTVSPGETMGLVGESGCGKSLIAMTIMGLLPPTAVITGEILYGGKNLLEMSADERNALRGHDMAMIYQDALSSLNPSMLISTQLNQLIRRGGKRTAEELMELVGLDPVRTLKSYPHELSGGQRQRVLIAMALTRNPRLLIADEPTTALDVTVQHQVVDLLNELREKLGFSMIFVSHDLALVAKLAHKITVMYAGQVVEQGHTRELLADPHHEYTRGLLGAVLSIESGASRLYQVPGTVPSPREFVAGDRFAPRSSHPQLGLNQKPVMRAIDGTSTHRWAATDELLAAMQSKGE; from the coding sequence ATGCGACGCAACCTGACAGAAAACCTCGAAACCAAAGCCGGCCACCGCTTTACCGGCCTAAGGTCCCTGCCTGTAGCCTCTAAGATCGCTTTGATCTTCCTCGCTCTCATCGCTGCAATGGCAATCTTTGCGCCATTGATCTCCAGCTATGACCCTCTCGCCTCTTCTACCCCAGTTCAGCCACCAAGTGGTGAGCACTGGTTCGGTACTGACGCCATCGGTCGTGACATTTTCGCTCGTGTCGCCTTCGGCGCCCGTTCCTCACTCGTCATCGGCTTGTGCGCTACCGCAGCAGCTCTCGCGGCTGCCGCTGTTCTGGGCTCCGTTGCTGCTACTGGCGGCAAGGTTGTCTCCGAAGTTTTGATGCGCATTTTGGACATCATTATGTCCTTCCCAGGCATCGCTTTGGCAGCCGTGTTCGTCGCAGTTTTTGGCACCTCGCTTCCTGTGCTGGTGTTTGCCATCGGCTTCCTGTACGTCCCACAGTTGTCTCGTGTGGTTCGCGCTAATATCTTGAGCGAGTTTGGCGAAGACTACGTTGCTGCCGCCAAGGTGATGGGCGCTCGTATTCCTCACATCCTCCTCAAGCACGTTGCACGCAATACAATTGCTCCTATCGCCGTGTTCGCTACCGTGCTGGTTGCAGACGCCATCGTCTTCGAAGCTTCCTTGTCCTTCATTAACGCTGGTGTGAAGCCACCAGAGCCTTCATGGGGCAACATCTTGGCCGACGGCAAGCAGCTTCTGCTCTCCGGTGCATGGTGGCCTACGTTCTTCCCAGGTTTGATGATTCTGCTGACAGTGCTCGCTTTGAACATTCTGTCCGAGGGCCTGACCGATGCCATGGCTTCGCCTCGTATCAAGCGCACCGCAGCTGTTTCCGACAACGATCCTACGATCGACAAGCGCAACACCTTGGGTCATACCACTGAGGAAGAAGCAGCCAAGGCTTTGAACACCTCGCTGGCTAAGCTGCATGATGCGGAAATGTCGGAGGATCGTCGCCTCAATTACACCCGTGGCGAAGAACCTCTGATCGTGGTCAAAGACCTCAGCATTGCGTTCCCTAATGCCCACGGCGATGTCAAGATCGTGGACAAGGTCAACTTCACGGTATCGCCAGGCGAAACCATGGGTCTGGTTGGCGAGTCCGGCTGTGGTAAGTCCTTGATCGCTATGACCATCATGGGTCTGTTGCCTCCAACCGCTGTTATCACCGGTGAGATTCTCTACGGCGGCAAGAACCTGCTGGAAATGTCCGCTGACGAGCGCAACGCACTGCGCGGCCACGACATGGCCATGATCTACCAAGATGCTTTGAGCTCCTTGAACCCCTCAATGCTGATTAGCACTCAGCTCAACCAGCTGATTCGCCGCGGCGGCAAGCGCACTGCAGAAGAGCTTATGGAGCTCGTGGGCTTGGATCCAGTTCGTACCTTGAAGTCTTACCCTCACGAGCTTTCCGGTGGCCAGCGCCAGCGCGTGCTTATCGCTATGGCGTTGACCCGCAACCCTCGCTTGCTCATTGCCGACGAGCCCACCACGGCTCTCGACGTCACCGTGCAGCACCAAGTGGTGGACCTGCTCAACGAGCTACGTGAAAAACTCGGCTTCTCCATGATCTTCGTCAGCCACGACCTAGCACTGGTTGCTAAGCTCGCGCACAAGATCACCGTCATGTACGCAGGTCAGGTTGTCGAGCAGGGTCATACCCGCGAGCTTCTTGCCGATCCACACCACGAATACACCCGCGGCCTCCTCGGCGCTGTGTTGTCCATTGAATCCGGCGCATCTCGCCTCTACCAGGTGCCTGGTACAGTTCCAAGCCCTCGCGAGTTTGTTGCAGGCGACCGCTTCGCACCACGTTCTAGCCACCCACAGCTTGGTCTCAACCAGAAGCCAGTCATGCGTGCTATCGACGGAACGTCCACCCACCGCTGGGCTGCTACCGATGAGCTCCTAGCAGCGATGCAGAGCAAAGGAGAATAG
- a CDS encoding N-acetylglucosamine-6-phosphate deacetylase, with the protein MKQIIGDLVTPAGVLPHHRIDIDSNGMIAAITPAPEVDNPPLVLPGLADIHNHGGAGESFPNSDYDGCVIAARHHRAHGSTTLLASTVSMPEHTLLPQLSLLADLADAGEIDGIHAEGPFVNPCRCGAQDPEAIILGDPELFKKMIRAARGWLKSMTFAPETAHAKEIIDLCAENNIIVSLGHTDADFSVTEQALSYAVAAGATVTATHLFNAMPAIHHRDPGAAAALIDAAARGNAHVELVADGIHLDDHTVRMVIDSVGADRVSFVSDAMGAAGKEDGDYVLGALAVTVKDSVARLTTTDGSEGAIAGGTSRVIDQVRRHVAAGFPIEDVVKAATEGTRILGLHDRGAIEVGKRADLVLCSGDFHVDHVLIKGEDI; encoded by the coding sequence ATGAAACAGATCATTGGTGACCTGGTCACTCCAGCCGGTGTTCTACCGCACCATCGGATAGACATCGACTCTAACGGAATGATCGCAGCGATCACACCAGCACCAGAAGTAGATAACCCACCCCTCGTGCTGCCAGGTCTTGCCGACATCCACAATCACGGTGGAGCAGGGGAGTCCTTCCCCAACTCCGACTACGACGGATGCGTGATCGCCGCACGCCACCACCGCGCACATGGCTCGACCACGCTGCTTGCGTCGACAGTATCCATGCCCGAGCACACCCTACTGCCGCAACTATCCCTCCTAGCGGATCTTGCCGACGCCGGTGAAATCGACGGAATCCACGCCGAAGGCCCCTTTGTTAACCCGTGCCGCTGCGGCGCACAAGACCCAGAAGCGATCATCCTAGGCGACCCAGAACTGTTCAAGAAAATGATCAGAGCGGCACGCGGCTGGCTCAAATCCATGACCTTCGCCCCCGAAACCGCACACGCCAAGGAAATCATCGACCTCTGCGCCGAAAACAACATCATCGTCTCCCTCGGACACACCGACGCAGACTTCTCAGTCACCGAACAAGCCCTGTCCTACGCAGTAGCAGCCGGTGCAACTGTGACCGCAACGCACCTATTTAATGCAATGCCAGCAATACACCACCGTGACCCCGGTGCAGCCGCAGCGCTTATCGACGCCGCAGCTCGAGGCAACGCCCACGTAGAACTAGTCGCCGATGGCATCCACCTCGATGACCACACAGTGCGCATGGTCATCGACTCCGTAGGTGCGGATCGAGTGAGCTTTGTCTCCGACGCGATGGGCGCAGCAGGAAAAGAAGACGGGGACTACGTTCTCGGAGCCCTCGCCGTCACCGTGAAAGACTCCGTCGCACGACTGACCACCACCGACGGCAGCGAAGGCGCTATCGCAGGCGGCACCTCACGTGTGATCGACCAAGTACGCCGACACGTCGCCGCAGGATTCCCCATAGAAGACGTAGTCAAAGCCGCAACCGAAGGAACCCGAATCCTCGGATTACACGACCGCGGGGCCATCGAAGTAGGAAAACGCGCAGACCTTGTCCTATGCAGCGGCGACTTCCATGTCGACCACGTGCTCATCAAAGGCGAGGATATCTAA
- a CDS encoding N-acetylmannosamine-6-phosphate 2-epimerase: protein MDRNEFIGQVRGSLIVSAQAPTGHPLRDTRTIAFLAKAAEYGGSTAIRCGGYGGLDDIAAVREAVSLPVIGLTKEGDTGVYITPTVASAVAVAQAGADVVAIDATLRPRQDGSTFKEQVDAVHAEGKLAMADIATAEEAVQAHRDGADIISTTLAGYTEHREKTHGPDIELIKEIRELLGDEVFLIGEGRFHSPEHVKQGFAAGVDAVIVGTAITDTAWVTTQFANAARGN from the coding sequence ATGGACCGTAACGAATTTATTGGCCAAGTACGTGGCAGCCTGATCGTCTCAGCACAAGCCCCAACAGGCCACCCACTGCGCGACACCCGCACCATCGCCTTCCTGGCAAAAGCTGCAGAATACGGTGGATCCACCGCCATTCGCTGCGGCGGCTACGGCGGACTCGACGACATCGCCGCAGTACGCGAAGCCGTATCCCTGCCTGTCATTGGCCTCACCAAAGAAGGCGACACCGGCGTGTACATCACCCCCACCGTTGCCTCCGCAGTAGCAGTAGCACAAGCAGGTGCAGACGTAGTTGCTATCGACGCCACCCTGCGCCCCCGCCAAGACGGATCCACCTTCAAAGAACAAGTAGATGCCGTTCATGCCGAAGGAAAACTCGCCATGGCTGACATCGCTACCGCCGAAGAAGCCGTCCAAGCACACCGCGACGGTGCCGACATCATTTCCACCACATTGGCCGGATACACCGAGCACCGCGAAAAGACTCACGGCCCCGACATCGAGCTCATCAAGGAAATCCGCGAGCTTCTAGGCGATGAGGTCTTCCTGATCGGCGAAGGCCGCTTCCACAGCCCAGAGCACGTCAAGCAAGGATTCGCTGCAGGTGTCGATGCCGTTATCGTCGGCACCGCGATCACCGACACCGCGTGGGTTACCACCCAGTTTGCCAACGCAGCCCGCGGAAACTAA
- a CDS encoding ROK family protein, with protein sequence MTHALGVDIGGTKIAVGIVDTTDPTTVISRHIVPTPDNDVIDHVRDAIAHIITPEVTSIGIGAPGVIDETTGVVVSSGPTMQGWAGTRIADTIAAEFSLPVAVHNDVRVMGLGESIYGAGRDYTNVLFVSLGTGVGGAIVRDGRLVASPHHTAGELRALIGRLPDGRADLLENFAAGPGLAQRFGERYPEHAGRDLRFIMELYHAGDIHARDYITATLAAAGETIAGFASAIDVDAIIIGGGVGNIGDAIIKPFAHGFAAHAIPPLGTIPIRQAQLGTDAPIVGAAHLGYSAIE encoded by the coding sequence ATGACACACGCACTCGGTGTCGACATCGGCGGTACCAAAATCGCAGTCGGAATCGTAGACACCACCGACCCCACCACCGTAATCAGCCGACACATCGTACCCACACCCGACAACGACGTGATCGACCACGTACGCGACGCGATCGCCCACATCATCACCCCAGAAGTAACCAGCATTGGCATCGGCGCGCCGGGTGTTATCGACGAAACCACAGGCGTAGTCGTCTCCTCCGGTCCCACCATGCAAGGCTGGGCTGGCACACGCATCGCGGATACTATCGCCGCGGAATTTTCGCTACCCGTCGCCGTGCATAACGACGTCCGCGTCATGGGGCTCGGCGAATCCATCTACGGCGCCGGACGCGACTACACCAACGTACTCTTTGTCAGCCTTGGGACCGGTGTCGGCGGCGCCATTGTTCGCGACGGGCGCCTCGTAGCATCCCCGCACCACACTGCAGGCGAACTACGGGCACTCATCGGCAGGCTTCCCGACGGCCGCGCAGACCTCCTAGAAAACTTCGCCGCAGGACCCGGCTTGGCACAAAGATTCGGTGAACGCTACCCCGAACACGCAGGCCGTGACCTGCGATTCATCATGGAGCTCTACCATGCAGGAGACATCCACGCCCGCGACTACATCACCGCAACACTTGCAGCAGCTGGCGAAACCATCGCAGGATTCGCCAGCGCCATCGACGTAGACGCCATCATCATCGGCGGCGGAGTAGGCAACATCGGCGACGCCATCATCAAACCATTTGCCCACGGATTCGCAGCCCATGCCATTCCACCGCTGGGCACGATCCCCATCCGGCAAGCACAACTTGGCACCGACGCGCCGATCGTCGGCGCAGCACACCTTGGCTACAGCGCCATCGAATAA
- a CDS encoding FadR/GntR family transcriptional regulator has product MKDHSGTSFGKNPTVLAIENYIRENGLTPGDVLPSEAAICEHLSVSRSSVREAMRTLASLDVVEIRHGHGTYVGKMSMAPLVNGMVLRLTLNEKSAIENLQHVVGMRIALDRSNAQELAAYYKGRETPKLDQIVEEMKIQFERGESFERQDFLFHQLLNNHLSNPLMQEFSMALWEIHTRVVPRLGLPNPEDISNTVQAHAHMVEALRAGDVDKLLETIDEHYQPLLSILEKNRQYVEQTAHAAES; this is encoded by the coding sequence GTGAAGGACCATTCTGGGACCAGCTTCGGCAAAAACCCCACCGTCTTAGCTATCGAAAACTACATACGCGAAAACGGACTCACACCAGGAGACGTACTCCCCTCAGAGGCCGCAATCTGCGAGCACCTGAGCGTATCCCGCTCCTCAGTACGAGAAGCAATGAGGACACTCGCCTCCCTTGACGTGGTAGAAATCCGCCACGGACACGGCACCTACGTCGGAAAAATGTCCATGGCCCCACTCGTCAACGGCATGGTTCTCAGGTTGACACTCAACGAAAAATCCGCGATCGAAAACCTCCAACACGTAGTAGGCATGCGCATCGCCCTCGACCGCAGCAACGCCCAAGAACTCGCCGCCTATTACAAAGGGCGCGAAACCCCTAAGCTCGACCAAATCGTGGAAGAAATGAAAATCCAGTTTGAGCGCGGAGAATCCTTCGAACGCCAAGACTTCCTCTTCCACCAACTACTCAACAACCATCTCTCCAACCCACTCATGCAGGAATTCTCCATGGCACTGTGGGAAATTCACACCCGCGTCGTGCCACGGCTAGGACTACCCAACCCAGAAGACATCTCCAACACCGTCCAAGCACACGCACACATGGTAGAAGCACTGCGCGCAGGAGACGTCGACAAGCTGCTAGAAACCATCGACGAGCACTATCAGCCACTGCTCAGCATCCTAGAAAAGAACCGACAATACGTCGAACAAACAGCGCACGCAGCCGAATCATAG